The DNA region acaggctgctcctCACCTTTCCTCCACCCCGAGCAGACCTGCAGCactacaaacacacacaacagGAACAGCAAATTTCAGAAGCCCAGGGGATCCTCTGCAGAGAAAGAGCCCGATTTAATCACATCCAAGGGACTCATGAAGAGGCTCGTGTATCATAACTGGGTCAGGCAGTGCTGCGGCTCCCGAGCACAGGTGGGACCTTTATCAGCAGAATGGATGGCAGGACAAGCACAGAACCCTCAGCACGGGGGTAATTGCTGGGAAAATGTTCAGCATGGACTGGCTTGCAGGTCAACTTTCTGCTGAGCTGGACTTACCGTTCAACACCCACcgggcagcactgccagggaggaCAGCTCTGAGCCCAGCCTCTAcgtgggaaggactcacagGGTTGTCCCTCATCCACAGCTTTAGgggcaccagcactgcccaggcatCAGGACTGACCATGGATTGATTCAGGAGCATCATTCTCAGCAGCCCATCCAGGCCAGGGCTCAGCCTTGGACCAGGAgcatcccctgctctgctgccagcctgCTCTTAGATGCACAGGTGATGTCAGGATCCCTCTCCTCAGAGGTGACACTGTGTTTAGgtgtgttttcctctcttttcaaTTGTGGAAGGAGGAATGTCAACCAAGGGAGAGGCTGTGGGTTGTCCCTGACCATCCCAGGGGACAGGCAGCACTCCCACACACCTGAAAGCACTGCTggcccagcagcacctccacaagccaggatgccacaCCAGCCTGTCTGTAATGTGggatttttaagagaaaaaagccaTTGACCACATTTTATATCTCCTGACAAGCAACTTCTCAACAAAAGGCAAGATGacaagttttcctttaaaacttaAAAGAGTGAGTATTGTAATTTCAAAgacaggaaaaccaaaacaaaaccacaaacacagcTATTTTTCCCCCAGAGCACTCTCACTTTCAAGCTCAATAGCCTTGAAAATTGGAGCAATCAAACTGTTAAATGCATCGATCTGTTAAATCAACTCCTACTGTACTCAGCTAAATTTAGCCTTTAATCCCCTCTCTTTCACTCCCACCACCACAGATCCCTGGGCTTTCCCCAGCCAGGTAACCCAGCCTCTGCCTTCCCACGACACCATGGACTGGTCCCTAAGCCAGGGGAGATGGAGATCACCAGGAGTGGTGGTATTTAGGGGCAGGTTAAGCTTCTTCATCTTCCCTCAGCCCACAGCTATTCACCACATGCAAGTCTTTGAAGAGCAGCCTGGACATCGACCTCGCCAGGGTCTTGGTCACACTCCCACCTGGAACCCTCCAGATTTGCTGGAAAGGCTGAAGATAAAAATGGGCAACCAGAAATGAAGGAGGGAACCATATAAGGAGAGAAACTCATGGGTCATTTCAtagcagaggaggagggaaccACAAGAGCAGCTGAATTACAGATTACAAACCATTAACAGGGAGAAAAGTCTAGTCAAATCTCTGATTTAAATCTTTGAAGACAACAGTGAAGTCTTTGATTCAAAAGAGGTGATGACACAGTCTTTATTCTGTgcatctcttttctctcctgactTCCCAGAGCCAGATCAAAAGAACATGGAAAGGGGCTGCTGCCTGGCTCCACAAATCCCTCTGTGCCAAAGGGCCACAGTGAACCCACCAAACAGGGAACCCCTGTTTTCAGATGCTGAATCTAAGGGGAGGtaactgggttggaaaagcttTGCTAACAGACAAACACAGGTTTTCCTCaacattgatttatttttaaatacactaCACAAGAGAgactggaataaaaaataaatcaaaaaaaaaaaaagaaaagtagagaaagagaggaggaagaattGAAAGTCGTGTACAGAAACAATCTGTACTGGACTAAATTAAAGGGGAAACGACCCCCTTAAGTATCACAGAGATGAAGGACAGAGCTATTTACACACTGTAAAAAAGACAAGTCTACAAAAGTGTGTAATAACAAGATACAAATGTATAATATAGTGGCACAATATGTTATCAAAGTAAAAACAGTACCTCCAGGAAAGAGACAGTCcaagggttgggtttttttttttttctcttttcttacatttttaaaggcagCCTGTGGCAGAagtgtgtattttcttttgaacattTGTCACGTGTTAAGTCATGGCTGTTTGTGAGGGCGAGAAGTGGTGTGAACACACACGAGTGAACTACTAGAAATCATATACAAAACAAACAGTTCCCAAGAGAACAGCATAAAATACAATTGAAGGCAATTAGTGTTTAAGATACACAAGAGGGGTCACAAGAGTTACAGAGGAACAGGacatgaaaaatgtgtttttctcatgtttgGAACTGTTAAGAGGAGTTAAATTGCACTGTTAATAGCCCTAAACCTTGTTCTTTCACTATTGTCACAAGTCACAGTTagttcccagctgtgctgcattAGTTGGGAAGGTCACAGGACCTTGGAAAGGAAGGCCAGGAGTCCTGCTGGCAGCATTTTGTGGCAGTTTCCTTGGGAGATGCACCCAAGGGAAGTGTCTGCAGTCTTCACAGATCTTTGTTTGATGCTGGATGGAAACACACCACCATGAAGGTACTAATGGTTTTACCCCAGAGTACTGGCGTTGGAGCTCTCCCCGGGGAGCTCCACTGGCACGGAAAGGCAGGCACCACAGCCCCTCAAAGCACAGGAGGGCAGAGGCCAGGCCCCATCTCTgctcacagaacaaaaaactgGAAATTCAACTGGAGGCACAGCAGTTCTCACCCACTGCAATGTGCAGGCTCAGCCGAAAGGGCTGCTGGAGGCACAGTGGTGTCTCAGAGCTCATCCCAAGCCATCCCCCCTCACTGCCACCCTCTGGCTTTCAGGGAGCAATGCCTTGCTCAGCATCAGCTCCCCAGGCTCTGCAACCCCTCACCCCAAACACCAGCCCAAATAATGTCAGACATCACGAGACTGTGATAGCACAACCTCCTCCAGACCTTCACCACTCCTGTTTTGCTACCGAGGGAGATCCGTGGGTGCTGCCTCCAACACTGGAACCCAGCAACTCATTTGAGCTCAACAACACTGAGAATctactgaaaacacagaaacaaagggCAGCTGGTGGAATCACAGGAAGAATTTGGGCAATCATCACTTGTAGCATTCtgtcattcaaaaaaaaatgtacactaattatttttccccctgccctcccaagGGCCAAATCTGTTGCATTAATGTCAGGTAAATGTCAGACTCAGGCCAGGGCCACATGTTGCAGCTCTCCCAAGAAACACAGTGGGTATATTGCTATCCAAACACTCCTCCTCGTGTACAGgggggcagagagaggggaCAAAAATGCAGTACAAAGTCCTCCTGAGGAGGATGGCATCTCAGTGTCCATCAGCCTGGCTTCAGTCTTAACGGTCTGTCcagaacaataaaatattactaaaaaGGCATGGTGTGACATCAGCATTTAGACTTGTAGTCCACAAGGCAAGAACTCCACAGATAAGACGATTACAACTATATGAAACACAGGGGATCTGAGTTCAGAGGGTGGAAAGTGCCTCCTGAACACAGCCCTGCCCTTTGGAGCTGGGGCGCCCAGTCACAGTCTGCGTCCTTTGCGCAGCCCCAGCCTGAACGCCCCGGTCCTTTTGTCAGTCCACACGTTACTCTCTCCCCAGTTGGCTTTGGCCCATTGTGTGATTGATTTGACTTGTGTGTTCCTAACCCGGTTTTTCTGCTACCTCTGAACAATGTCACTGATTTCTTTCACTGAACTGAGAAGTTTGCTAAAGTCCTGGGTGGCCGCGGCGCCGCTGCCGGCCGTGGCCGGGCAGATCTGAAGCTCCCGTAGGTTGTTCTCCAGCTTATTGATGGCCTCCCTAAAGGCAAATTTGTTCCTCATCTGCTGAATGGAGTCCACGTAGCTCACGCAGAAGGTGTAGAGGTTCTTGCCAGCCTCCAAGACAGCGCTGTGGCTTGCCATTTGCTCAGAGTTCTTGCTGATGGCGATCCGCAGAGCCTCGGTGCTTTCCAGCACCACCCCTTTGGTGATGGTGCCACTGGCAATCCTCTCCGGGGGCTGCCGGGTCTTCCGCAGCGAGACCCGGGTGGATATGAGAGGGATGAAGGCTGTGGATGACGCCTGGTCCCCGCCTGGGGCAGAGGGTATGGACGAGGaagaggcagctggggttgctgtgctcagcagtagcttTGTAGAGGACTGTGGCTTTGGTACAGAGGGGATCCCCAGCTTTTTCACACCTTCCCCTGACTGGTTTGGCTTGACAGCATCActgcctgcagcctctccaACCTGAGTCAACTGTTTGGATTTCGGCCCAGACACCACATCTGCTGCTTCATGGCTGGGACTGTGAGAAACCTTCCCAGGTTTGGCGATGGAGGATGAAGAGACAGGGAGTGGAGGGGCTGGTTTCAGCTTTGATAACTTCCCTTTGTCCTTCCCTGCTGACTCCGAGGTCTGCTTGATCCTCCTCAATCGTGGCTCCTCAGAGGAAGCCTTGCTGGCCCCCAAGAACCCAGCAGGGTTGGGTTTGGCAGCAGAACCTTGGTCCATGGTCACAGTGGTACCTAAGGCACTGGATTTGACTCCATCGTCCTTGTGGAGCCcgctggaggaaggaggggcagCGGGTTGCCTACGGCCAAGTTTTGGTGTCAGGGTGggagggctggagccagggctcGACTCTGCGTCTTTGAACACATCATCAGTGgtctcttcatttttcttaagcAGCCGTGGAGGAGGGGTCACTGTCCCCCTGACAGCAATGTCAGTCTTGGCCTCGTTTGCTCGCTTCCGAGGCAGTGCTGGCTTCTCACTTTTGTGCCCCCCGAAAGTGGAGGAATCAAACTGGCGTCCCGTGGACTGCAAATCCCGAGGCAGAGTCACGGATTTCCACTCCGTGTCCTTCGCTCCGTGGGGCACACAGGAGGCTGAGCAGGACCTCAGGAAACGCTTGCTGGAGTTGGaactgctctcctcctccccagccaccCCTCGACTGCTGCTCATCGTGCTGGACTTCTTCCGTAAATGGGGAGACAGGAATCCAGAGTTCCCAGCAACAACCCCGTTGGTGACACCAGCCCCATTGCTTGGGTTCTGAAACTTGGGGGGGTCAGCTGTGTCTGTGGGGGGTGCAATGAAAGCCCCATTGCCAGCATCCCTGCACTCCtcctccccgcccgcccggcggTCTGGGTGTCCGTCCATCTCTCTGAAGGAACTGCTCCGTTTCGGAGGGGTGGGAGCagtcttcttcttcttcttgatCAGGGCACTGAAGAGGTTGTGCTTTTTGTCCTTTGGAAGCAGCCGCTCATCTTCATTCAAACTGCTCTCCAGGGCCACCCTCTCCTTCCGTGGGAGCAAGGGAGAAATAGCAGGCTCATGGTCCAGAGGGTCTGCAAGGGAAATGAAAAGAGTTTTCTGAGCATTGCTCCAAGAGCCAgaataatctgttttcttacaGGAGCAAACCTGCAGCACCTCCAAAAGGTGGAGGTTCTCTAAAGAGACGCAACTTCAGAGCAGAGCTAAAGCAAGTGCAGCCACACTCCAGCCTGGACTGAACGTGGTCCCTGATACTGCATCCATTCATTCCTGAGGTGGCTGCCAAACTGCTTTCCCTGTAGGCTTCCCATTGAAAGAACATCACACAAACATCACATATTCGTGTTCAGATTCCCATCCTCACATCTGGAGACTTGTCTAAACTTCACACTGTGAAGAAGATAAATACAAAGAGGCCTTTGCTTTAGTCCCTGTGCTATTGCTGTCTTTTGAATCGCTGACCCTCTGAATTAAGAAGGCACCTCTGTAACCCACCTCCATCCCCGGGCTCCTCCTTCATTTTCCTAATGTCACCCTTTGTGGGGAATGGAAATAACTGTTCCACGAGCAAAAATCAAGACCAAGATACGACATTTCAGGTCGTACCACGGTGAAGATGCTCAGCTTTGTACAGTAACAGAGGAAAGGGGCAGCACCAGcctccttcagcagcactgctgcagaggGAAGTGATGGGGTGACCCTTTCTCCACTTAcaagaggtatttaaaaatgaataatggTTTATAATAAATTCACACAGAGTCCTGAAGGTCTCTGTGTTTGACTGACAGAGGGGCTCGTTTCCAGGCCAGGCACTGTGAAGGCATTCTGATCCAAAGGAGGAATGCCTGCAAGGCAGCAGATACATTTACAGCTTGACTAGGCAGTAAGAGGGGAGGTGAAGCAGAGTCATAGGGGAAAGAAGGATGCTTCTCAGTCACATGTTGGACATCATGATGCTATGGGTAGGATTTTGGTTGAGGGGAGAGAATTCGAAATAAAATAGTTGTGGACTTTGAGAAGACAGCACACTTTTACAGGAACATCATTCCCACAGGACTTATGGGGACCTGGACAGCCAGAGCACAGGTCATGGCCTTTCTGATTATAGACACAGTGGAGTTGCAGGATCCACAGAAAACTAGCAGCTTGCACTGAGGATcagcttccagctgctggacTTGCTATGGAAACACTGACAATTGGAAGGGAAACTGCAATAAAACTTTAATGTGCaaaattttcttccacagtAAAGAGTGAAATGACTCCCAGCATAATGTTAAAATCGTATTATTCCTGCTGCACTTGAATCTCTCAAAACCCTTAAGtattcaaatgaaattattttacttcaaaagCTTGTAATAATAGGCAATTTCATTTCCTATATATGGTAAATAACCTTCATTTCTAAGTcacttttactttcttttcccaatattttaaatcccctcctttttccccccttctttgtCTAGATGTGCATCTGCTACTGAAACATGTACTACTGGATGAATCTGACACTACATAAAAAAGGTCATGTGAATGGTCAGAAGAGGCAGCCTCAacaggagctgaaaaaaaaaccccactgtatttcattttaccTTATTATTTTTCAAACGAGGTAGATACAAATCTCCTGCACTCATTCACCCTTTTACCACCGCTTTTATTTCCTCGGAATGGCAAGTAAATGTTTGAAGAAACTGATTGGAAGTTTAATTTTATGGAAGATTCTGTAAACACCTCTTTGTCCCTCGCTGAAATTATATTTGGTACCTGCCAAGAGTAATACTCTTCTGTGCTGCAAGCACAAATCTGGTAGGATGGAAAGTGAAGAAACCTCCCTTATGGGGCTTGCAAAACCCGAGCTATCACCCTGCTTTAAATTATGCAGTGTGGTAGTGTAAAGTGGCTTGAACACAGCAGATTACCCCGCACTCAGAGGCAGTGGGAGATCCCACTGATAGCTCCTGCCAGGGAATGGAAAGAGGATATGATCAGAGAGCTCTGTGCTCAGGCTCTGGTCTTTAGGGAGCTCCAGGTAACAGCCATTATAAGTTAAAAGAACTCCGAGGGCTTCTCTGAGCAACGGCAGGGACAGCACCAGTCCCTCAGCCAGTTAAGGATTCACACTCCCAGCTGCTGTGAGTATCTGGTCCCAGAATTAACAACCTACCTTTGCAAAAACTAATAAAAGGAGTTCTGGACCCAGGACAGCAAACTCAGCAGCCTGTCACCCAGAAACACAGCACTGGTACAACAGAGATGGCACCTGTTATTAGGTACAGCTCTGCCTACGTGGAGGCCTGGAGCTAGATGTGCATGttgtttttccctgtatttcctGAAGGAATAATGACTTTAATTAAAACCTACCACATTCCCCCTGGCCTCGAGCATGTGCAGTCTCCAAGCCCTCGTTGGCATCTTTGCTTTCAGCAGCTCTCCTTGATGTTCGTGTCTTAGTTGGTAACTCTGGGGCTTGGAGGAAATTGCTCACTACACTCCTCATGCCCTTCTTTCCCAATTCCTTCTCCACCTCtgcaatgcacagaaaaaaaacatttattaaaatcagCAGAAGATAAAAAACTACTGCACTGTTTGGAGTTAatatcacaaaaagaaaagtgagcAATGCAAAGCAGAAGTTCCTTGAGGTTATTCAGCCATTTGGCTCTTTAATATGAGATGTCTGCTCCCAGAAAAACCCACATGCAAATATGTATCTGCTTTCTATGCCATTTACACCAGGTAGTACAACCTAGGACTGAGTTTCAGTGAAAACAGTCTGTGAATAACATGCAGAGTTAAGGATGCAGTCAGCCCTTTCCCCATCTCTGGAACTGCTGGTCCAAGAGGAACTTACCGTCTGATATGCTGGATTCCTGAAACATAGTTTCAAAGGCCTGATGGATCTCAGCAAAGGAAGGTCTATCAGAAGGGCTCCACTGCcagcctgaaaaaaacacaccacCACTCAAAacttccctccagcagcagacaCTCAGTACTCtgcaccaggagcagccagaAATCACACTTCCCTTCTAATACACTGAGTGAGATAAAACACTGACGCAGAAATCTGATTTACAGGGTGCTGGGTGTCTGCAACCACTTTGGCTCAGTGACAGCTGCAGACACCCAGCACTCCCTAAATCAGGTTTCCATGTTAGTGTGTGACAGTAGGTGCTGAgcaccactggaaaaaaagcctGTGGCACTGAGTCACGTACCAAGAAGCCACAGTGAAGAGGAACAGTCAGTCCTGCAAGAAGCCAAATGAAGCTCCTGCTTCATCCTTGAGCACAAGCTTTTCTTTAAGTTGTCAGgaaaaaggagacaaagaaaGCATTGAGATCCACAACAAATCTCTCCCCGAGGCCTGTGGGCTCCCAGCAGGGATGAACAGCTGGTTTCATGGCGTGTTCATCCTCTGGGGAGAGCAGCTTTAACCAAACACTTCCACACAGCATTGCACCTTCCCTGGGACTAGTGGGGGGTTTCTCGTGCCTTGCTGCACGTGGCCAGATCCCAGCACTTTTGTTGCACCCCTGCAGAGCTAAAATGCAGCATTTGCAAGGCTGAGGAACACTTACATGCTCTCATGAGCTCATAAACTTTCTCAGGACAGCCTTCAGGGCGCTCCATACGATAGTCTTTCTCCAACAGCTCATAGACTTGAGACAGGTCAATCCCAGGGTAAGGGGACATGCCATAGGTTGCAATTTCCCACAGCAGAACGCCaaaggctgcagcagagaaaaagggagggggggggaaaggaataaaaaaaaaaaatcaataagctttgttttcatcttAAATTTGGGAGGACGTTTAGTGGGACTAGTCACTAAACAGTGCTGCACACTTAGACCAGCTCAGGGTGGCTCAGATCCcatgctcagcagcagcttaaATGCTAAAGAAGCATAACAAGCCTCTCCGTCAGCACAGACAAGTCTCCTGCGATATGACAGGGTAGAATTAGACTAATTTTCAATGTATCAGTTGTCTCAAACCTGAACGCCTTGAGATCCTTCAAGTCCTATTAGAGGCACAATTAAGAGACTTCACAGTGGATTAGCTGAAACCGCTTCACTGCTGCACTGCAGTCGCTCCCTCAGTGTGACAGCTCCTCTCATTTGCAACCTCTCCCTGGAGGACTTGTACATTTTAATAGCTCAGTGTTTTTGGGGTGCCCTTGTTTAGCTGCAGCGTGGTCTTGAAGGGAAATGTGGGAGGCAGCAGTGAGAGGAAAGTTTTAGCAGTTGCTAGCGAGACACGGTGAGGGCGAGATGTTTTGGTCACAGGGAAAAGCTgaacaggaaaagggagagcACAAAAAGGGTCTTGGAACAGGCAAGGCATTCAATTCTCTGGAGCTGGTGGGGATGCAGGTCAGCACCAGGGTCAGGCAGCTAAACCCAGGAGTCAGGCACACAGAATAAACCCAACACCAGTTCAACAACCTGCACGTAATTAGTTCAGTCACCCTATTCTGTTCTTAACCTGAAGAGAAAGCGATTACAATTCTGCATAAGTAAGGAAATCACATCACATTACATGGCAAAGCCACCAAGGGCAATTCACATTAGACATTTCTGTGCACAATTTTCTTTGATTGCTGTCTTGAGGCAGTGAGGTGAAAACATCTAAACTCTGgcattcccagcagcagccatggCCTCCAGGGACAGCAGGTTTGCTCTGATCACACCCCAAAGTCCACTGCCCCAACTCTGCTTTGCAAGGTTACAACTAACCCTAACTGAAGATACACAATACTCCTGTGGGATCTTTTCTCCTGGATTACTCTACTGCTGAAATGCAACAGGGATCCTGCAGCCACCACAGCAGCATCCTGAGGCTGTGGCAGACAGAAACAGTCAACACCACTTGCAAgcccaaagcagcagaaacacctTGGTCAGCAATCACATATTCTTTGGGAGGCTGTTTCGGGCTTTAGAGAACATTTTGCATCAGCCATCTACCTAAAAGTCTCTTCAAAATAAAGCCTTTCTCTGCACAGTTTCCCCCAAACTGCAGAAAACTTCAGCACTGCTTCAGTACTGTCTGTTGGTTTATATATAGAAGATGCTCAGGATATCATTTTCCAAGTGCTTTTGGGACCACGTCCCACAAACTTCTATCTCATGTCACTGGGCACTTCTGAGAATTTGACCAACAGCTATGGCAGAGATATAAAACCCAAAGAAGGGCTGATAAAAGTACAATGAGATTTTCCGTGGTCAGATTTGAAAGAACAGAGCTCCACTTAGCTAAGCCTACTCTTATCACCAGCACTTCAGGGCTCTTCAATAACCATTTGTCATCAaattttccctctgcttctcctcatctcattccaaagattattcttttaaaatgcagaaagatgaACTTGAAGCTATCGCTAGACAGATACAcacataattattatttttttaacataaaatgaACCAGATTCTTTCCTCCTTGAAGTAGTTAGAAAGTTTTTTTGCTACATAACAATATATCCCTTCATAGTCCTGTGCCATAACTCCATCAAGGCAGTA from Chiroxiphia lanceolata isolate bChiLan1 chromosome 21, bChiLan1.pri, whole genome shotgun sequence includes:
- the ABL1 gene encoding tyrosine-protein kinase ABL1 isoform X2, which gives rise to MKMLEICLKLVGCKSKKGLSSSSSCYLEEALQRPVVSDFEPQGLSEAARWNSKENLLSCPSENDPHLFVALYDFVASGDNTLSITKGEKLRVLGYNHNGEWCEAQTKNGQGWVPSNYITPVNSLEKHSWYHGPVSRNAAEYLLSSGINGSFLVRESESSPGQRSISLRYEGRVYHYRINTASDGKLYVSSESRFNTLAELVHHHSTVADGLITTLHYPAPKRNKPTIYGVSPNYDKWEIERTDITMKHKLGGGQYGEVYEGVWKKYNLTVAVKTLKEDTMEVEEFLKEAAVMKEIKHPNLVQLLGVCTREPPFYIITEFMTYGNLLDYLRECNRQEVNAVVLLYMATQISSAMEYLEKKNFIHRDLAARNCLVGENHLVKVADFGLSRLMTGDTYTAHAGAKFPIKWTAPESLAYNKFSIKSDVWAFGVLLWEIATYGMSPYPGIDLSQVYELLEKDYRMERPEGCPEKVYELMRACWQWSPSDRPSFAEIHQAFETMFQESSISDEVEKELGKKGMRSVVSNFLQAPELPTKTRTSRRAAESKDANEGLETAHARGQGECDPLDHEPAISPLLPRKERVALESSLNEDERLLPKDKKHNLFSALIKKKKKTAPTPPKRSSSFREMDGHPDRRAGGEEECRDAGNGAFIAPPTDTADPPKFQNPSNGAGVTNGVVAGNSGFLSPHLRKKSSTMSSSRGVAGEEESSSNSSKRFLRSCSASCVPHGAKDTEWKSVTLPRDLQSTGRQFDSSTFGGHKSEKPALPRKRANEAKTDIAVRGTVTPPPRLLKKNEETTDDVFKDAESSPGSSPPTLTPKLGRRQPAAPPSSSGLHKDDGVKSSALGTTVTMDQGSAAKPNPAGFLGASKASSEEPRLRRIKQTSESAGKDKGKLSKLKPAPPLPVSSSSIAKPGKVSHSPSHEAADVVSGPKSKQLTQVGEAAGSDAVKPNQSGEGVKKLGIPSVPKPQSSTKLLLSTATPAASSSSIPSAPGGDQASSTAFIPLISTRVSLRKTRQPPERIASGTITKGVVLESTEALRIAISKNSEQMASHSAVLEAGKNLYTFCVSYVDSIQQMRNKFAFREAINKLENNLRELQICPATAGSGAAATQDFSKLLSSVKEISDIVQR
- the ABL1 gene encoding tyrosine-protein kinase ABL1 isoform X1; translated protein: MGQQPGKVLGDQRRPSLPALHFIKGAGKKESSRHGGPHCNVFVEHEALQRPVVSDFEPQGLSEAARWNSKENLLSCPSENDPHLFVALYDFVASGDNTLSITKGEKLRVLGYNHNGEWCEAQTKNGQGWVPSNYITPVNSLEKHSWYHGPVSRNAAEYLLSSGINGSFLVRESESSPGQRSISLRYEGRVYHYRINTASDGKLYVSSESRFNTLAELVHHHSTVADGLITTLHYPAPKRNKPTIYGVSPNYDKWEIERTDITMKHKLGGGQYGEVYEGVWKKYNLTVAVKTLKEDTMEVEEFLKEAAVMKEIKHPNLVQLLGVCTREPPFYIITEFMTYGNLLDYLRECNRQEVNAVVLLYMATQISSAMEYLEKKNFIHRDLAARNCLVGENHLVKVADFGLSRLMTGDTYTAHAGAKFPIKWTAPESLAYNKFSIKSDVWAFGVLLWEIATYGMSPYPGIDLSQVYELLEKDYRMERPEGCPEKVYELMRACWQWSPSDRPSFAEIHQAFETMFQESSISDEVEKELGKKGMRSVVSNFLQAPELPTKTRTSRRAAESKDANEGLETAHARGQGECDPLDHEPAISPLLPRKERVALESSLNEDERLLPKDKKHNLFSALIKKKKKTAPTPPKRSSSFREMDGHPDRRAGGEEECRDAGNGAFIAPPTDTADPPKFQNPSNGAGVTNGVVAGNSGFLSPHLRKKSSTMSSSRGVAGEEESSSNSSKRFLRSCSASCVPHGAKDTEWKSVTLPRDLQSTGRQFDSSTFGGHKSEKPALPRKRANEAKTDIAVRGTVTPPPRLLKKNEETTDDVFKDAESSPGSSPPTLTPKLGRRQPAAPPSSSGLHKDDGVKSSALGTTVTMDQGSAAKPNPAGFLGASKASSEEPRLRRIKQTSESAGKDKGKLSKLKPAPPLPVSSSSIAKPGKVSHSPSHEAADVVSGPKSKQLTQVGEAAGSDAVKPNQSGEGVKKLGIPSVPKPQSSTKLLLSTATPAASSSSIPSAPGGDQASSTAFIPLISTRVSLRKTRQPPERIASGTITKGVVLESTEALRIAISKNSEQMASHSAVLEAGKNLYTFCVSYVDSIQQMRNKFAFREAINKLENNLRELQICPATAGSGAAATQDFSKLLSSVKEISDIVQR